Proteins encoded together in one Mus pahari chromosome 9, PAHARI_EIJ_v1.1, whole genome shotgun sequence window:
- the LOC110326366 gene encoding male-specific lethal 3 homolog, which produces MATLGCGPKDDGEGKDEGGSDRGDGDPKPKGKKEVEPHTRREADERAVRIPIPEVLQQRLADDCYYINRRRRLVRLPCQTNVGAILECYVRHFSASALALGDRRPQPQRAAPERSVGLCREMADGLRITFDHALPLVLLYPQEQAQYEMVTSSTFFFPTEERASDAGRSQEAPWPSPAPLQPSESQAVAGPAAPKRRRAEAEAARAPRRSTRHSTHCHWQAEDRASPQAKRSVPKLFPHLQKTPVHSAAPSPIALTPGKEGSAMFAGFEGTTEEINEILSWKLVPDNYPPGHQPPPPSYIYGAQHLLRLFVKLPEILGKMSFSEKNLKALLKHLDLFLRFLAEYQADFFLESAYVSACEAHYSSKNPRTLC; this is translated from the coding sequence ATGGCCACCCTCGGCTGCGGACCTAAGGATGACGGTGAGGggaaggatgagggagggagtGATCGAGGTGATGGCGACCCAAAGCCTAAAGGCAAGAAAGAAGTGGAGCCCCACACAAGACGGGAAGCGGACGAGCGGGCCGTGCGCATCCCCATCCCGGAAGTGCTCCAGCAGCGGCTGGCGGACGACTGTTACTACATCAACCGCAGGCGGCGGTTGGTGAGGCTGCCTTGCCAGACCAACGTGGGCGCCATCCTGGAGTGCTACGTGCGCCACTTCTCGGCGAGCGCGCTGGCCTTGGGGGACCGCCGGCCGCAGCCCCAGCGCGCGGCGCCCGAGAGGAGCGTGGGCCTGTGCCGGGAGATGGCGGACGGGCTGCGCATCACCTTCGACCACGCGCTCCCCTTGGTGCTGCTCTACCCCCAGGAACAGGCCCAGTACGAAATGGTCACCTCCTCCACCTTTTTCTTCCCCACTGAGGAGCGAGCCAGCGATGCCGGCAGGAGCCAGGAGGCGCCCTGGCCGAGCCCGGCTCCCCTGCAGCCCTCGGAGAGCCAGGCCGTGGCGGGGCCGGCCGCCCCCAAGAGGCGCAGGGCCGAGGCCGAGGCAGCGCGGGCTCCCAGGCGGTCCACCCGCCACAGCACCCACTGCCACTGGCAGGCTGAGGACCGGGCCTCGCCCCAGGCCAAGCGCAGTGTGCCCAAGCTGTTCCCGCACTTGCAAAAGACACCTGTGCACAGCGCAGCACCGTCCCCCATCGCTCTGACTCCTGGCAAGGAAGGGAGTGCCATGTTTGCTGGCTTCGAAGGGACAACTGAGGAAATAAATGAGATCCTCTCCTGGAAGCTTGTGCCAGACAACTACCCTCCAGGACAccagcccccacctccctccTACATTTATGGCGCACAGCATTTACTGCGACTGTTTGTAAAACTTCCAGAGATTCTTGGAAAGAtgtccttctctgagaagaatcTGAAGGCACTACTGAAGCACTTGGATCTCTTTCTGAGGTTCTTAGCAGAATACCAGGCTGACTTCTTCCTGGAGTCAGCTTATGTCTCTGCCTGTGAGGCGCACTACAGCAGCAAGAACCCCAGGACACTCTGTTAA